The Takifugu rubripes chromosome 7, fTakRub1.2, whole genome shotgun sequence genome has a segment encoding these proteins:
- the LOC115250352 gene encoding serine protease hepsin-like codes for MSDSDYDGQDMKTKKGRKTKTLHGCNKAARISVFDSTHKRWRQVCSSSANEFLASISCEEVGFVSVVNHSVASVPEASRDGGEFFCVKQEELSYGKKIQDALFPCDCESREVLTLLCQDCGRRSFAADRIVGGVDARQGSWPWQVSLQYDGVHQCGGSIISNRWIVSAAHCFPKRYSFLNRWSVLLGSISNKPVNANVAEVKTIVYHSSYLPFVDANIDDNSRDIAVLALTQPLTFNEYIQPVCLPTHGQRLIDGQMGTITGWGNVGYFNVLQEAHVPIISDAVCNAPDYYDNQITITMFCAGYEKGGIDACQGDSGGPFVAEDCLSKTSRYRLHGVVSWGTGCAMAKKPGVYTKVSRFLPWISTAMRSYHNLPGVHKLARP; via the exons ATGTCAGACAGCGACTACGATGGCCAAGACATGAAgacgaagaaaggaagaaagaccAAAACG TTGCATGGTTGTAACAAAGCAGCAAGGATCAGTGTGTTTGACTCCACCCACAAGAGGTGGCGCCAGgtgtgttcctcctcagccaatgAGTTCCTTGCTagcatcagctgtgaggaagtggGTTTTGTTAG TGTGGTGAATCACTCCGTTGCTTCAGTGccggaggccagcagagatggTGGCGAGTTCTTCTgcgtcaaacaggaagagctcagcTACGGCAAGAAAATCCAAGATGCATTGTTCCCGTG tgACTGTGAGAGCCGGGAGGTTCTCACACTCTTGTGCCAAG ACTGCGGCAGGCGTAGTTTTGCAGCAGACCGTATAGTCGGTGGTGTAGATGCCAGGCAGGGAAGTTGGCCTTGGCAGGTGAGCCTCCAGTATGATGGAGTCCACCAGTGCGGGGGGTCCATCATCTCAAACCGCTGGATCGTCTCTGCAGCACACTGCTTCCCCAA GCGGTATAGCTTTCTTAACCGCTGGAGTGTGTTGCTGGGCTCCATCTCCAACAAACCTGTCAATGCCAACGTGGCGGAGGTTAAGACTATCGTTTACCACAGCAGCTACCTGCCCTTTGTGGATGCTAACATCGACGACAACAGCAGGGACATCGCCGTTCTCGCCCTCACCCAGCCTCTCACGTTCAACG AGTacatccagcctgtctgtctgccaacaCATGGACAAAGATTAATAGATGGGCAAATGGGAACAATTACTGGCTGGGGAAATGTCGGATACTTCA ATGTCCTTCAGGAGGCACATGTGCCCATCATCAGCGATGCCGTATGCAACGCTCCTGATTACTATGACAACCAGATCACCATTACCATGTTCTGTGCTGGTTATGAGAAAGGAGGCATTGATGCTTGTCAG ggagacagcggCGGTCCCTTCGTGGCAGAAGACTGTCTGTCCAAGACCAGCCGGTATCGTCTGCACGGAGTTGTGAGCTGGGGAACGGGCTGTGCTATGGCCAAGAAACCTGGCGTCTACACCAAAGTTTCCCGATTTCTTCCCTGGATATCTACAGCCATGAGG AGCTATCACAACTTACCAGGGGTGCACAAATTGGCTCGGCCATGA